Proteins encoded by one window of Catharus ustulatus isolate bCatUst1 chromosome Z, bCatUst1.pri.v2, whole genome shotgun sequence:
- the TBC1D2 gene encoding TBC1 domain family member 2A, whose translation MKKGPESGACTLAAPGNLMESDSDTNSGNGISAREKDMLPSSGELENVPLKTSTETSRKKLCGYLNKLGIKGPIKTWKSRWFFYDENKCCLLYYRTAQDINPLGSIDLSSASFDCKMENGEGVFEIRTPSRAFTLKAISRQAMMYWLQQLQMRRWEFCNTQSRFPVGSSQLVNEPLAGRTNVVDNEDFLPLVKTPTEAVGLKAASLPAPQTSTALQNISLKHPWTEIQNTVYNICGSKQLWGSNGNVFSFDEFQEHPENVDEEQEAEVEAGCSVKEGTLEDGRMGPRLNWIRKARWMNSGFPGTEEWSREKNSVDKVSVLQQQILTLTEEVKSQKELVKLLHKALEAAQQEKRVSSMYLTAAEDKDRLELVRHKVRQIADLTSRLEALEQEKKKLEQILTLRDSHIQELKEHVQLLMEKNHAKQKVIMTLTEQMARELSDPLQEANTITVQTLYKQQEEIEHLKDDIDAYKTQNQFLNSEIHQVTRLWTSVAENEKALLMKCACLQARNCQMESKYLTVLRKLQEAVPDLPSAHAELVKNLIQEALQWDVKEEAEEGFNLNPVSEYDEYGFMTVPDYEIEDWKLLAKIQALEIKSNKLWSQEIVEKPLRDRWNSIGELNPSGELKSLIRSGIPVEHRQRVWRWMVSRHCSPVPGHYQRLLEQSRSTEHPACRQIELDLPRTLTNNKHFSSPSSHLIPKLRRVLLAFSWHNPAIGYCQGLNRLAAVALLVLEDEESAFWCLVYIVENLMPADYYSDTLITSQVDQRVFKDFLSEKLPRLMAHFGQYRIDVSLITFNWFLVAFVDSLVSDILLRVWDAFLYEGTKVIFRYALAIFKYNEEEILRIHDSVEIYQYLRFFTRMITDGRKLMNIAFNDLNPFPMKLLRNRRSMHREELEAELCELEQIKAAYVKERAEQGPQDLKEVASEEEEEN comes from the exons ATGAAGAAAGGACCAGAAAGTGGAGCATGTACCCTTGCTGCTCCAGGAAATTTAATGGAGTCAGATTCAGACACTAACAGCGGCAATGGAATCTCAGCAAGAGAGAAAGACATGCTTCCTTCTTCTGGTGAACTGGAAAATGTACCActgaaaaccagcacagaaacatccagaaaaaaacTCTGTGGCTATTTAAATAAGCTGGGCATCAAGGGGCCAATCAAGACCTGGAAGTCTCGCTGGTTCTTTTATGATGAAAACAAATGTTGCTTACTATACTACAGAACTGCCCAGGACATTAATCCTTTGGGGTCTATTGATCTCTCCAGCGCCAGTTTTGActgcaaaatggaaaatggagaaGGAGTTTTTGAGATCAGAACACCAAGCAGAGCTTTTACTTTGAAG GCAATCAGCAGACAGGCGATGATGtactggctgcagcagctgcaaatgAGACGTTGGGAATTTTGCAACACTCAGAGCAGATTTCCTGtgggcagctcccagcttgTGAATGAACCTCTGGCTGGAAGAACAA ATGTAGTTGACAATGAGGACTTTCTGCCTCTTGTGAAAACACCAACAGAAGCAGTGGGTTTAAAGGCAGCATCTTTGCCTGCACCCCAAACATCTACTGCTTTGCAGAACATCTCCCTTAAGCACCCTTGGACAGAGATACA AAACACTGTCTACAATATTTGTGGCTCcaagcagctctgggggagcaATGGGAATGTCTTTAGCTTTGATGAATTCCAAGAGCATCCTGAGAATGTGGATGAGGAGCAAGAGGCAGAAGTGGAGGCAGGATGTTCAG TTAAAGAGGGAACCTTGGAAGATGGGAGGATGGGGCCCAGGCTGAACTGGATTAGGAAAGCCAGGTGGATGAACAGTGGCTTCCCAGGCACTGAAGAATGGTCGAGGGAGAAGAATTCAGTGGACAAAGTTAGTGTCCTTCAGCAACAGATTCTGACGCTCACAGAGGAAGTCAAGTCACAGAAG GAACTGGTCAAACTTCTCCACAAAGCTCTGgaggcagcccagcaggagaAGCGAGTATCTAGCATGTATCTCACTGCAGCAGAAgacaaggacaggctggagctggtgcGCCACAAAGTGAGACAAATTGCAGATCTGACAAGTCGACTAGAAGCTCTTgaacaagaaaagaagaaactggAGCAGATACTGACTTTGAGAGACAGCCATATCCAGGAGCTCAAGGAACATGTGCAGCTTCTGATGGAGAAGAACCATGCCAAACAGAAAGTCATCATGACCTTGACAGAGCAGATGGCCCGAGAGCTCTCTGACCCCCTGCAAGAAGCCAACACAATCACTGTACAGACATTGTataagcagcaggaggagattGAGCATCTGAAG GATGATATTGATGCATACAAAACCCAGAACCAGTTTCTCAATTCAGAGATCCACCAGGTTACTCGACTCTGGACAAGTGTTGCTGAGAATGAAAAAGCCCTTCTGATGAAG TGTGCCTGCCTGCAAGCAAGAAACTGCCAGATGGAGAGCAAATACCTGACAGTCTTGAGAAAGCTGCAGGAGGCGGTTCCTGACCTGCCCAGCGCGCATGCTGAATTGGTGAAGAACCTCATCCAGGAAGCTCTCCAGTGGGATGTgaaggaagaagcagaagaaggtTTTAACTTGAACCCTGTAAG CGAGTATGATGAGTATGGGTTTATGACTGTACCTGACTATGAAATTGAGGACTGGAAGCTCCTGGCCAAAATCCAAGCCCTTGAGATAAAGTCCAACAAACTGTGGAGCCAGGAAATAGTGGAGAAGCCCCTCCGTGACAGATGGAACAGCATTGGAGAGCTGAACCCCTCTGGAGAGCTGAAGAGTCTGATCCGAAGTGGCATTCCAGTGGAGCATCGGCAGCGGGTGTGGAGGTGGATGGTCAGCCggcactgcagccctgtgccaggccacTACCAGCgactgctggagcagagcaggagcaccGAGCACCCTGCCTGCCGGCAGATTGAGCTTGACCTGCCCCGCACTCTGACCAACAACAAgcatttttcctctccctcctcccacctcATCCCCAAGCTCCGGAGGGTGTTACTGGCATTCTCCTGGCACAATCCTGCCATTGGATACTGCCAAGGATTGAACAG ATTGGCAGCTGTTGCTCTCCTGGTCTTAGAAGATGAGGAAAGTGCTTTCTGGTGTCTAGTGTATATTGTGGAGAACCTAATGCCAGCAGACTACTACAGTGACACACTAATAACATCACAG gTAGATCAGAGAGTCTTCAAAGACTTCCTGTCTGAGAAGCTGCCTCGCCTCATGGCTCATTTTGGACAGTATCGGATTGATGTCTCACTCATCACCTTCAACTGGTTTTTGGTGGCCTTTGTGGACAGTCTCGTCAGCGACATCCTCCTGCGAGTGTGGGATGCCTTCTTGTATGAGGGAACTAAG GTCATTTTCCGCTATGCtcttgcaatttttaaatacaacGAGGAGGAAATCCTAAGAATTCATGACAGTGTGGAGATCTACCAGTACCTACGCTTTTTTACGAGGATGATCACAGATGGCAG GAAGCTGATGAACATTGCCTTCAATGACTTAAACCCCTTCCCGATGAAACTGCTGAGGAACCGTCGGTCAATgcacagggaagagctggaggcagagctgtgtgaacTTGAACAGATCAAGGCAGCCTATGTGaaagagagagcagagcagggacctCAGGACCTGAAGGAGGTTGCTagtgaagaggaagaagagaactAA